One window from the genome of Diospyros lotus cultivar Yz01 chromosome 11, ASM1463336v1, whole genome shotgun sequence encodes:
- the LOC127813679 gene encoding B3 domain-containing protein At2g24670-like, translating into MMSIFFSLLMMMEDTEGNLAKFDAFIDPYKDDLKKLEGEQKMEIIRRIIKMRNYDEVDACELRLLLRPVGNSYENNHDRENNFAPLPEKFRRRIENMNGSNPVLVIQKELFKTDVSPHHGRLAMPESQIREEFFLFHEELQLPEIKATLIGPSRQFECCVTLKKWNMAKKSHSVKSRRVTSTYNLVSGWNSFVSANHLREGMAVQVWAFRKESKLCFALVKVGGDDEDEEDE; encoded by the coding sequence ATGATGAGtatctttttctctctgttGATGATGATGGAGGACACAGAAGGCAATTTGGCCAAGTTTGACGCCTTCATAGACCCATacaaagatgatttaaagaagCTCGAGGGTGAGCAGAAGATGGAGATTATCCGCCGCATTATCAAGATGCGGAATTACGATGAAGTAGATGCTTGCGAACTTCGCTTGCTTCTGCGCCCAGTAGGAAATTCATACGAGAATAATCACGACAGGGAGAATAATTTTGCTCCTTTGCCGGAAAAGTTCCGACGAAGGATCGAAAACATGAACGGGTCTAACCCGGTATTGGTGATTCAGAAAGAATTATTCAAAACCGACGTGAGTCCTCATCATGGCCGTTTGGCAATGCCGGAAAGCCAAATTCGCGAGgaattttttctctttcatgaAGAACTGCAGCTGCCGGAGATCAAGGCGACGTTGATCGGGCCGTCGAGACAATTCGAGTGCTGTGTGACCTTGAAGAAGTGGAACATGGCCAAGAAATCCCACAGCGTGAAATCCCGCAGAGTCACGTCGACGTACAATTTGGTGTCTGGTTGGAACTCCTTCGTGTCGGCGAACCATCTCCGGGAAGGCATGGCGGTGCAGGTTTGGGCGTTCAGAAAGGAGTCGAAGCTCTGCTTTGCGCTGGTTAAAGTTGGGGGCGACGacgaagatgaagaagatgaatga